In the genome of Noviherbaspirillum saxi, the window TCGTCATATTGATACTTACACGCGTAGTGGTATGGTTCACAAAGCGCTGCTTGGTGCAAACGGACGTGACCGGTGAAATACTTGCCGGTCTGGTCCTTGGGCCGAGCTTGGTCGGTGCCATGTTTCCCCAGTGGTTTTCGTCTCTGTTTGTACCAGAAACCTCCACAATTTTCGTTGGGCTTGCCCAAACGGGGCTCATTCTATTGATGTTCCAGATCGGCCTCGAGTTTGAGTTCAAGACCAATCTGTCAGGGCGGATGAGCCCTGTGGTGCTGATCAGCGCTGCGGGCATTGTCATCCCGTTTTTGGCAGGGTATGTGACCGCTCCATGGTTCTGGGAACAGATGCCCGGGGCACGTCCGGACCAACTGGCGTTTCGTCTCTTCTTCGCGACAGCGATGTCGATTACCGCCATTCCTATCCTAGGTCGCATTTTCATGGAGCTGGGTCTTTCGCATACCCGGACCGCCGCGCTGACGATCGGTTCCGCCGCCGTCGATGACATTTGCGGATGGCTGGTCCTAGGTGTAGTGTCCGCTCTCATTACTGCAAAATTCGAATTCGGTACACTCGCTGTTCGGGTAGGACTATTGCTAGCCTATGTGGTCTTTGTCATGCTTCTTTTGCGTCCCATCCTTCTGAAGCGCCTGCAGCGACGCATGAACGCACAGAAACATCTATCAGGATCTTCTATCGCCCTGATCCTGATCTTGCTTTTCACTTCTGCCGCGGTCACAAGCAACCTTGGCGTTTTCGCGATCATAGGCGGCTTCGTCATCGGGGTTGCACTACACGAAAACCGTGAGTTTGTCCGAGCGTGGAAGGAACGCGTCGGCGGACTCGTGAATGCGTTCTTTCTGCCGATATTCTTCGCGTACACGGGCCTCAGAACTGACATCGGAACACTTTCTGGCAGTGACGCATGGTTGGTCTGCCTATTGATATGCATCATTGCCTTCGCCAGCAAATTTGGTGGTGCCTACGTTGCGGCCAGACTGGCAGGCGAACCACACCGCAGTGCACTGACGATTGGCGTATGCATGAACACGCGAGGGCTGATGGAGTTGATTGCTCTCAAC includes:
- a CDS encoding cation:proton antiporter yields the protein MNENITSAAHAVAAAAQQSAVGSQAEHLVLHLVYQLIVILILTRVVVWFTKRCLVQTDVTGEILAGLVLGPSLVGAMFPQWFSSLFVPETSTIFVGLAQTGLILLMFQIGLEFEFKTNLSGRMSPVVLISAAGIVIPFLAGYVTAPWFWEQMPGARPDQLAFRLFFATAMSITAIPILGRIFMELGLSHTRTAALTIGSAAVDDICGWLVLGVVSALITAKFEFGTLAVRVGLLLAYVVFVMLLLRPILLKRLQRRMNAQKHLSGSSIALILILLFTSAAVTSNLGVFAIIGGFVIGVALHENREFVRAWKERVGGLVNAFFLPIFFAYTGLRTDIGTLSGSDAWLVCLLICIIAFASKFGGAYVAARLAGEPHRSALTIGVCMNTRGLMELIALNIGYDLGILPRQMFTMLVIMAIASTVIATPLIRWLMRSECKLASEAPGL